In Rutidosis leptorrhynchoides isolate AG116_Rl617_1_P2 chromosome 2, CSIRO_AGI_Rlap_v1, whole genome shotgun sequence, one genomic interval encodes:
- the LOC139893915 gene encoding uncharacterized protein — translation MLHVENNSGGGGRKHDRRTAQASSRKGCMRGKGGPENASCTYKGVRQRTWGKWVSEIREPNRGSRVWLGTFNSAREAAIAYDAAARRLYGPNAHVNLPEEAANAPPTPPAVAEAAKEARYNRAIQQMKKQQEFERQIQIYMQQQHQQQNVKVESSFETVDIPDLNGQVVGGHHNNNYYNYNYNNNNNNYNYNYNNQEVKSGESYVDSCNSTGNLNANLPEFDDSRLWTEAASTMDYQSQAIDPGIGASTYNDTIGIELNHPLMV, via the coding sequence ATGTTGCATGTCGAAAACAACAGTGGCGGCGGCGGACGGAAGCACGACCGGAGAACAGCTCAGGCGAGTTCAAGAAAAGGGTGCATGAGAGGTAAAGGTGGTCCAGAAAACGCTTCGTGTACTTATAAAGGCGTCCGGCAACGAACATGGGGAAAATGGGTGTCGGAAATTCGTGAGCCGAACCGGGGCAGCCGCGTCTGGCTTGGGACCTTTAATTCTGCCCGGGAAGCCGCAATCGCGTATGATGCGGCTGCCCGAAGACTATACGGTCCCAATGCCCATGTTAATCTTCCAGAAGAAGCTGCGAACGCGCCACCCACGCCTCCTGCAGTGGCTGAAGCCGCTAAGGAGGCGAGGTATAACCGCGCGATTCAACAAATGAAAAAACAGCAAGAGTTTGAACGACAGATACAAATTTACATGCAACAGCAACATCAACAACAAAATGTGAAGGTGGAAAGTTCTTTTGAGACAGTTGATATACCTGATCTCAACGGTCAAGTTGTGGGTggtcatcataataataattattataattataattataataataataataataattataattataattataataaccagGAGGTGAAAAGTGGAGAGAGTTATGTGGATTCTTGTAATTCAACCGGAAATTTGAACGCGAACTTACCGGAATTTGACGATTCCCGGTTGTGGACGGAGGCGGCGTCTACCATGGATTATCAATCGCAAGCAATTGATCCGGGTATTGGTGCCTCTACATACAACGACACAATTGGCATTGAACTTAATCATCCATTGATGGTGTGA